The Cryomorphaceae bacterium 1068 genome window below encodes:
- a CDS encoding glycosyltransferase, with amino-acid sequence MSTTSQDPLIIECAWEVCNQVGGIYTVIRSKVPAAVARRGENYCLLGPLENENISAEFDPINNLSDPIGRTVEKMRNMGYEVWYGTWLVTGRPKVVLLNPQNVFNRLDTLHRHLKADHGITTNTGDELLEKMVLWADLNRTFFTILSKEVLKGKREVVAHFHEWMAALPILDIAKHGLPISTVFTTHATMLGRYLAGNDTDFYKNLSKYNWELEAKRYGILAQTQIERECAMAANTFTTVSEVTGMECEHLLGKKPDVITPNGLNINKYVAYHEVHNRHEKYKDKIHEFIIGHFFNSYDFDLDNTIYFFTSGRYEYRNKGFDVTLKALKLLNQMMVHEGIDKTVVMFFITKRPTWSINPEVLESRGVMQEIKRNCESIEKQLGERLFHAAASSKDEHKLPDLNALIDDYWKLRYRRTIQSWKTNQWPIIVTHNLVDDIDDELLNYLRNEQMVNSPLDRVKMVYHPDFIDSTNPLFGMDYGQFVRGCHLGIFPSYYEPWGYTPLECVARGVPTVTSDLSGFGKYVENMDTEHEDKGVYVMQRSKETEKKSVENLAKYLLHFVKSNRRYRMFQRNKLEDFSEDFDWKVLMSAYDESYIHALKAVFGKKSSAKSKA; translated from the coding sequence ATGTCTACCACTAGTCAAGATCCGTTAATCATAGAATGCGCTTGGGAAGTTTGCAACCAAGTGGGAGGAATCTACACGGTTATCCGTTCCAAAGTTCCCGCTGCCGTTGCGCGCAGAGGAGAAAACTATTGTCTTCTTGGTCCGCTCGAGAATGAAAACATTTCTGCTGAGTTTGATCCGATCAATAATTTGAGTGATCCTATTGGGCGCACCGTTGAAAAAATGCGGAACATGGGATACGAGGTTTGGTACGGCACCTGGCTCGTAACGGGCAGGCCGAAGGTGGTTCTGTTAAATCCCCAAAACGTATTCAATCGATTAGACACTCTTCATCGGCATTTGAAGGCCGATCATGGTATCACCACCAATACAGGTGATGAACTCTTGGAGAAGATGGTACTTTGGGCGGACCTCAACCGCACCTTCTTTACTATTCTAAGCAAAGAAGTACTAAAAGGAAAGCGCGAAGTCGTTGCACACTTCCACGAGTGGATGGCAGCTTTGCCTATTCTTGATATCGCCAAACATGGTTTGCCCATCTCTACGGTCTTTACGACACATGCCACTATGCTAGGTCGCTACTTAGCGGGAAACGACACCGATTTTTACAAGAATCTCAGCAAGTACAACTGGGAACTTGAGGCCAAACGTTATGGGATATTGGCTCAAACCCAAATCGAGAGAGAGTGCGCAATGGCCGCAAATACTTTTACCACGGTGAGTGAAGTAACGGGAATGGAGTGTGAACATTTATTGGGTAAAAAACCGGATGTGATTACTCCTAACGGACTTAACATCAATAAGTATGTGGCTTATCACGAAGTGCACAATCGGCACGAGAAGTACAAGGACAAGATTCATGAATTTATCATAGGTCATTTCTTTAACTCCTATGACTTTGACTTAGATAATACGATTTACTTCTTCACTTCCGGCAGATATGAGTATCGGAATAAAGGCTTTGATGTCACACTGAAAGCACTAAAACTGCTCAACCAGATGATGGTGCACGAGGGGATTGATAAAACGGTGGTGATGTTTTTCATCACAAAGCGTCCCACCTGGTCTATAAACCCGGAAGTCTTGGAGTCTCGTGGAGTAATGCAAGAGATTAAAAGGAATTGCGAGTCGATTGAAAAGCAGTTGGGTGAAAGGCTATTTCACGCTGCTGCCTCTTCTAAGGATGAACACAAGCTTCCTGATTTGAACGCTTTGATAGATGATTACTGGAAGTTGCGCTACCGCAGAACCATTCAGAGCTGGAAAACCAACCAATGGCCAATTATTGTAACACATAATCTCGTTGATGACATTGATGATGAGCTTCTGAATTATCTTCGAAATGAGCAGATGGTCAATTCACCTTTAGATCGAGTGAAAATGGTTTACCATCCTGATTTTATAGATTCTACTAATCCCCTTTTTGGAATGGACTATGGACAGTTTGTGAGAGGATGCCACCTTGGTATTTTCCCAAGTTATTACGAGCCATGGGGATACACCCCTTTAGAGTGTGTAGCTCGCGGTGTGCCTACGGTTACCTCCGATCTTTCCGGTTTTGGGAAGTACGTTGAAAATATGGATACCGAGCACGAAGATAAAGGTGTTTACGTCATGCAACGGAGCAAGGAAACAGAGAAGAAGTCAGTTGAGAATTTGGCAAAGTATCTTTTACACTTTGTGAAATCAAATCGACGATACCGAATGTTCCAAAGAAACAAGTTGGAAGATTTTTCTGAAGATTTTGATTGGAAGGTGCTTATGTCGGCTTATGATGAGTCTTATATCCACGCTCTAAAAGCAGTTTTCGGTAAGAAATCTTCAGCAAAGTCTAAAGCCTAG
- a CDS encoding alpha/beta fold hydrolase: MKEEYKKWYSPTLGKDMEMLVYGHYGTPLIIFPTTLGRFYESRDFKLIESARHLVNEGKVKIYCPDTINDLSWYNKGIHPADRVKNHIVFEQFIKDEVVDAIRHEYGIDKVAVGGASFGGYSAANFAFKNPHLVSHLISMSGSFDIRSFMDGHYDDNVYFNNPVDYLHNSDNPELWNLKITLGYGEWDICKDANLALSNILSSKNIPHWLDERRWAEHDWPLWRMMFPDYISKL, translated from the coding sequence GTGAAAGAAGAGTACAAAAAGTGGTATTCGCCCACACTGGGAAAAGATATGGAGATGCTCGTCTACGGGCACTATGGAACTCCCTTGATTATTTTTCCAACTACCTTGGGTCGTTTCTACGAAAGTAGAGACTTCAAACTGATTGAGTCTGCCCGGCATTTGGTAAACGAAGGAAAGGTTAAGATTTACTGTCCTGATACCATCAATGATTTGAGTTGGTACAATAAGGGTATTCACCCGGCTGATAGGGTCAAAAACCATATTGTTTTCGAGCAGTTTATCAAGGACGAAGTAGTTGACGCCATTCGACATGAATACGGTATCGATAAAGTAGCTGTTGGCGGTGCAAGCTTCGGTGGCTATTCAGCTGCCAACTTTGCTTTTAAAAACCCGCACTTGGTAAGTCACTTGATCAGCATGAGCGGATCATTTGATATTCGTTCATTTATGGACGGACACTACGATGACAATGTGTACTTTAACAACCCTGTGGATTATTTGCACAATAGTGATAATCCCGAGCTTTGGAATCTTAAGATTACCTTGGGCTATGGAGAGTGGGATATATGCAAGGATGCAAACCTTGCCCTTTCGAATATACTGAGCTCAAAAAATATTCCCCATTGGCTGGATGAGCGTCGATGGGCAGAACATGATTGGCCACTTTGGCGCATGATGTTCCCTGATTACATTTCTAAACTTTAA
- a CDS encoding carboxylate-amine ligase encodes MNFTLGIEEEYQVIDPTTRELVSHKQELVRLGEELLPDQIKAELHESQVEGGTSICRDILEAEDQVKLLRNTIIETAEGLGLAIGAAGTHPFSSWQNQTITSNPRYDEIILELQDAARSNLIFGMHVHVGIPNRSLALQMANGMRYFLPHLYALSANSPFWEGRNTGFKSFRSKVFDKFPRTGIPEHFTSLAEYDRFLELLVKTKCIDSAKKIWWDIRVHPVYPTIEVRVCDVTLRAEETIAIAAMVQGLVAKLYKMHEMNSSFNNYSRTLINENKWRAGRYGIDGKLIDFGTEEEKPCKDLVYEMLNFVDDVAGDLGSKKNLSYIEKILAVGTGADRQLDVFSKNQDLKKVVDFIITETKDFN; translated from the coding sequence ATGAATTTCACTCTTGGTATAGAAGAGGAGTATCAAGTCATTGATCCAACGACTAGAGAACTGGTTTCGCACAAGCAAGAGCTGGTGAGGCTGGGGGAAGAGTTATTGCCCGATCAAATCAAGGCTGAGCTTCACGAGTCTCAAGTAGAGGGTGGAACGAGCATTTGCCGAGACATTCTCGAGGCTGAAGACCAGGTTAAGCTACTACGCAATACCATCATCGAGACCGCCGAAGGGTTAGGCTTGGCAATTGGCGCTGCAGGAACTCATCCTTTTTCGAGTTGGCAGAACCAGACTATCACATCGAATCCAAGATACGATGAGATCATTCTGGAATTGCAAGATGCCGCGCGGAGCAACCTCATTTTCGGTATGCACGTGCACGTAGGAATTCCGAATAGATCATTGGCTCTTCAAATGGCCAATGGCATGCGGTACTTCTTGCCACACTTGTACGCCCTGTCGGCAAATTCTCCTTTTTGGGAAGGCCGAAATACAGGCTTTAAGTCCTTTCGGTCGAAGGTATTTGACAAGTTTCCCCGAACGGGAATACCTGAACACTTCACCAGTTTAGCCGAATACGACAGGTTTCTTGAGCTTTTGGTAAAGACCAAATGTATTGACAGTGCAAAAAAGATTTGGTGGGATATTCGGGTTCATCCTGTCTACCCAACCATTGAAGTGCGTGTCTGTGACGTGACGCTTAGAGCCGAAGAGACTATTGCTATTGCAGCCATGGTACAAGGGTTAGTGGCTAAATTGTACAAGATGCACGAAATGAATTCGAGCTTTAATAACTATAGCCGCACCTTGATCAATGAGAATAAGTGGCGTGCAGGTCGATACGGGATTGACGGAAAGCTGATTGATTTTGGGACAGAAGAAGAGAAACCATGCAAGGATTTGGTTTATGAAATGCTGAACTTTGTGGATGATGTTGCGGGCGACTTAGGTTCAAAAAAGAACTTGAGCTACATTGAGAAAATCCTCGCAGTCGGAACAGGTGCCGACAGGCAGTTGGATGTTTTCTCTAAGAATCAAGATTTAAAGAAAGTCGTCGATTTTATAATAACTGAAACAAAAGACTTCAACTAA
- a CDS encoding GMP synthase: MKAKLALLDMYEGHPNQGMRSITAMLDQYADRIDYQVFDVRAKHEIADLNYDMFISTGGPGSPLEGDGKWDVAWKGLIDDIKNHNLSTENPADRKYMFFICHSFQMACHHFELGELTRRKVSSFGVYPCHKTKEGREDRLLRDLADPYWVVDIRDWQLIQPRRKVFRDHGAEILSLEKIRTHVEYERAIMSVRFSDEMAGTQYHPEADPYGMKIHFAKEENKQKVLTNYSIRKYNSMMKHLEDPDKIKYTHNTVIPAFIDNALDKLQIETVTTA; encoded by the coding sequence ATGAAGGCGAAACTCGCATTACTCGATATGTATGAAGGGCATCCCAATCAAGGGATGCGTTCCATTACTGCGATGCTAGATCAATATGCTGATCGCATAGATTACCAGGTTTTTGATGTAAGAGCCAAGCACGAAATTGCCGACCTCAATTACGATATGTTTATTTCGACAGGTGGTCCTGGAAGTCCGTTGGAAGGAGACGGGAAATGGGATGTAGCTTGGAAAGGACTCATTGATGATATCAAGAACCACAATCTTTCCACCGAAAATCCTGCTGATCGGAAGTATATGTTCTTTATCTGTCATTCATTTCAAATGGCTTGTCACCACTTCGAGTTGGGCGAGTTGACGCGAAGAAAGGTCTCTTCCTTCGGGGTTTATCCTTGTCACAAGACCAAAGAGGGTAGGGAAGATCGGCTTTTGAGAGATCTTGCAGATCCGTATTGGGTAGTGGATATTCGCGACTGGCAACTTATTCAGCCAAGAAGAAAGGTTTTTCGAGACCACGGTGCTGAGATTTTGTCTTTGGAAAAAATCAGAACTCATGTGGAATATGAGCGTGCTATTATGTCGGTGAGATTTTCGGATGAAATGGCTGGTACCCAATACCATCCCGAGGCAGACCCTTATGGCATGAAGATTCATTTTGCCAAAGAGGAGAACAAACAAAAAGTTTTGACCAATTACAGTATCCGCAAGTACAACAGCATGATGAAGCACTTGGAGGATCCTGATAAAATAAAATATACTCACAATACGGTCATTCCTGCTTTTATCGATAATGCTTTGGATAAATTGCAAATAGAAACCGTGACAACGGCATAA
- a CDS encoding ATPase — protein MNDQYTFLCICSYFKGEDFLIGCKEAGNRVYLITSHKLKDENWPWDHIDDVFFMEEEEDGTWNMDHLIQAVAYQMREIRFDRFVALDDFDVEKVSRLREQFRIPGMGDTTSRYFRDKLAMRVKARLESIPVPAFTALFNNDQINQYADTISPPWMIKPRSEASAVGIKKIDNKETLWRILDDLGDDRHKYLLEKFSPGQVFHADALTYEGKVVFSRVSGYLDTPFEVAHGGGIFRSQTLAPSDPDNKALIALNKKVLTAFGMQYSASHTEFIKSNETGEYFFLETSSRVGGAHLAEMVEAASGVNLWREWANLENAVAKNQMYTAPKDKKKHAGIVVSLSRFEHPDMSVFNDPEVVWKINKPWHVGMIVLSNSHKTVRTKLDEYTTRIGRDFHASAPAPARSL, from the coding sequence ATGAATGACCAATACACTTTCCTCTGCATCTGCTCATACTTTAAGGGCGAAGACTTTTTAATAGGCTGCAAAGAAGCGGGTAACAGAGTTTACTTGATCACTTCTCATAAACTGAAAGATGAGAATTGGCCTTGGGATCATATCGACGATGTTTTCTTCATGGAAGAAGAGGAGGATGGGACTTGGAATATGGATCACCTCATTCAAGCTGTAGCTTATCAAATGAGGGAAATTCGTTTTGATCGGTTTGTAGCTTTAGATGATTTTGACGTAGAAAAAGTATCTCGATTGAGAGAGCAGTTTCGGATTCCCGGAATGGGAGATACAACCAGTCGCTACTTTCGTGATAAGTTGGCCATGCGTGTAAAAGCCAGATTAGAAAGTATTCCGGTACCCGCATTTACTGCACTCTTCAATAATGATCAAATCAACCAATACGCCGATACCATATCTCCACCTTGGATGATCAAACCAAGATCGGAAGCATCAGCTGTTGGGATCAAGAAAATCGATAACAAAGAAACGCTCTGGCGAATCCTTGACGACCTAGGAGATGATCGGCACAAATACCTACTCGAAAAATTTTCGCCTGGACAAGTGTTTCACGCAGATGCGTTGACGTATGAAGGCAAAGTTGTTTTCTCAAGAGTGAGCGGATACTTGGATACACCCTTTGAAGTAGCTCACGGAGGTGGAATTTTTCGCTCGCAAACATTGGCACCTAGCGACCCTGACAACAAAGCTTTAATCGCTTTAAATAAAAAAGTGTTGACGGCATTCGGAATGCAATACAGCGCTTCACACACCGAATTTATCAAGTCCAACGAAACAGGTGAATACTTCTTCTTAGAAACATCATCACGCGTTGGCGGAGCCCATTTGGCCGAGATGGTTGAAGCGGCGAGTGGCGTCAATCTATGGAGAGAATGGGCCAATCTGGAAAATGCCGTTGCCAAAAACCAAATGTACACCGCTCCCAAAGACAAGAAAAAGCATGCGGGGATCGTCGTTTCTTTAAGCCGTTTTGAGCATCCCGACATGAGCGTATTCAACGATCCTGAAGTGGTTTGGAAAATCAACAAGCCATGGCATGTTGGCATGATCGTGCTTTCCAATTCTCATAAAACTGTGAGGACAAAACTCGATGAATACACGACAAGAATTGGAAGAGACTTTCACGCAAGCGCACCCGCTCCTGCAAGGTCGCTGTAA
- a CDS encoding leucyl aminopeptidase family protein, whose amino-acid sequence MNFRLADTCPDLVSAKIYPTTTSDDGLKHGEWDWVRANETPEIHFFIKPDSEDKEICHQFRLLAHRTKHRWGSVPVLDFSTFEASETAAIKGLALSNYKIDQLKTTGQKKKTERSLYIIAKHTDAKMLNDAEIEAEVQMRIMELVDLPPNKKTPEYLGHWAKASAKKYNYDCEVWNKDHVISAKLFALHAVGKGSINEPVFIVSQYFGKKEEGIDLALVGKGVTFDTGGISIKPSTNMHFMKCDMAGGAAVLGAIELAARLKLPINLAAIVPAAENSVDANSVLPGEVINTYSGKTVEVIDTDAEGRLILADALSWTVRNLKPKTLVDMATLTGSSVRALGYEAAALYSSSQDLSNDLFKSGLDSGDKCWPMPLWKDYESYVQSDVADLANFPSKPVAGSIAAAKFLEAFTDEHPRWAHIDMPGVSFQSNPFVKNKSATGYGIALFRNFMLHLIKE is encoded by the coding sequence ATGAACTTTCGACTAGCGGATACTTGTCCCGACCTTGTCTCTGCAAAGATATACCCAACAACCACTAGTGACGATGGTCTGAAACATGGAGAATGGGATTGGGTAAGAGCTAACGAAACTCCTGAGATCCATTTCTTCATCAAACCCGATTCTGAAGACAAAGAGATTTGCCATCAATTCAGGTTGTTAGCGCACCGGACCAAACACCGCTGGGGAAGTGTTCCGGTTTTGGATTTCTCAACATTTGAAGCCAGTGAGACTGCCGCAATAAAAGGTCTTGCGCTGAGTAATTATAAAATTGACCAACTTAAGACTACCGGTCAGAAAAAGAAAACGGAACGTTCACTCTACATCATCGCAAAGCATACAGATGCAAAAATGCTGAATGATGCCGAAATTGAAGCAGAAGTTCAGATGCGAATCATGGAATTAGTAGATCTGCCGCCAAACAAAAAAACGCCGGAATATCTTGGCCATTGGGCAAAGGCTTCTGCCAAAAAATACAACTACGACTGCGAAGTTTGGAACAAAGATCACGTGATTTCGGCGAAACTGTTTGCTCTTCATGCCGTGGGAAAAGGGAGTATAAATGAACCTGTTTTTATCGTTTCACAATACTTTGGCAAAAAAGAAGAAGGCATTGACCTTGCCCTAGTGGGTAAAGGAGTCACCTTCGATACGGGAGGAATTTCCATCAAGCCCTCCACTAATATGCATTTCATGAAATGCGATATGGCAGGTGGTGCAGCGGTTTTGGGAGCAATTGAACTGGCAGCCAGATTAAAGCTTCCCATCAATTTGGCAGCCATCGTTCCGGCCGCCGAAAACAGCGTAGATGCCAACAGCGTTCTGCCCGGAGAGGTGATCAATACCTACTCGGGGAAAACCGTTGAGGTGATTGACACCGACGCAGAAGGTCGATTGATACTGGCCGATGCCTTGTCGTGGACCGTGAGAAATCTCAAGCCAAAAACTCTGGTGGATATGGCTACCTTAACAGGAAGTTCAGTAAGAGCTTTGGGGTATGAAGCTGCCGCACTCTATTCTTCGAGTCAAGACTTGAGCAATGACCTCTTTAAGTCAGGACTTGACTCGGGAGATAAATGCTGGCCTATGCCGCTCTGGAAAGATTACGAATCCTACGTTCAAAGTGATGTAGCTGATCTTGCCAATTTTCCCTCCAAACCCGTGGCAGGTTCTATTGCAGCAGCTAAGTTTTTGGAAGCATTTACCGACGAGCATCCTCGGTGGGCGCATATAGATATGCCCGGTGTGTCCTTTCAAAGCAATCCATTTGTAAAAAACAAGAGTGCCACCGGTTACGGCATTGCCCTCTTCCGTAACTTTATGCTCCATTTAATCAAAGAATAA
- a CDS encoding alpha/beta hydrolase-fold protein, with the protein MNTQVEVASKYAPIIEIIEGEYEIPQLGRKRRISALLPYNYHETDKLHRVLYLNDGQNLFDEFAPFGNWAIDKSLEYLASKGLDDVIVIAIDHGGEDRITEYMPYFNPRFGKGQGELYVRFLEDTLIPYVNKKYRVLTEREHTGIGGSSMGGLISLFAGLNHQNNFGKLMVFSPSLWIAPKIFRQAEHFHPELPTELYIYAGGKESQNHMPNVLRFKKRLLEGKSIFNQIRLHLSLNPEGTHGESFWRDEFPKAIEWLYFRENQ; encoded by the coding sequence ATGAATACACAAGTGGAAGTAGCATCAAAGTATGCACCCATCATCGAAATAATTGAAGGAGAATATGAGATCCCTCAACTCGGTAGAAAGCGAAGGATCTCTGCACTCCTTCCCTACAACTATCATGAAACCGACAAGTTGCATCGCGTTCTCTATTTGAATGATGGTCAAAATTTGTTTGATGAGTTTGCACCATTTGGCAACTGGGCCATAGATAAGTCATTGGAATATCTAGCCTCCAAAGGTTTGGACGATGTAATCGTTATCGCTATTGATCATGGAGGTGAGGATCGGATTACCGAATATATGCCCTACTTCAATCCTCGATTTGGAAAAGGACAAGGTGAGCTTTACGTTCGGTTTTTAGAAGATACTCTGATTCCCTATGTGAACAAAAAATACCGTGTACTTACAGAAAGAGAACATACAGGTATAGGAGGTAGCTCTATGGGAGGCCTGATTAGTCTTTTTGCCGGACTCAACCATCAAAATAATTTTGGCAAGCTCATGGTATTTTCTCCGAGCCTTTGGATTGCTCCGAAAATATTTCGGCAGGCTGAGCATTTTCACCCTGAATTACCTACGGAGTTGTACATCTACGCGGGCGGTAAGGAAAGTCAAAATCACATGCCCAATGTACTTCGATTTAAAAAACGACTACTCGAAGGCAAATCAATCTTCAATCAAATTCGACTGCATTTGTCTTTGAATCCCGAAGGAACGCATGGTGAATCTTTTTGGCGAGATGAATTTCCCAAAGCCATTGAATGGTTGTATTTTAGAGAAAACCAATAA
- a CDS encoding PAS domain-containing protein yields MKPIATYYCFRLESDVSAIIRDVFHDLKKPGPESTDDPNKLNDKSFSIVYYNADIIDVKTIIRETGNIYFIAICQNHQNGIKAIENGAADYIQLPDLNEFSISKSLILTGRFIEAHNEFEQTGEYGKSNLLLTEKKYRTLVETISNGVWEYDKEKSEITWSDSLYQILGYAPNAGIPPAMISELAHPDHRQKIRKEMSDHLDRGLPYESEFPVIKNDGNYIWVRAECNGIKDGNGEVMHILGSVKNIDLRKRAELDLANTQNRIENIADGINGVLARYRLRPDGVIENLYLSSGAKEMWGLKAEEVISNPRSVWNLLDESQYNLLASEFRSAICENKKLDHVYSFTDSEGNEKHLHVIAIPKRFEDGTIEWDSITTDVTALKNIEDESNDQQLMLQNIISNIDGFVQRHKIYPDGKSELAFISKGYERLSGISVSEIMDNNELVWDQINEEDRQAITNSVEHSLKTLTKWQQTWRIINRNGELKWIQGSGTPNQQKDGSIIFDTVTTEITQLIDITTELTEARREFRLAAKAAHLGLWKYDPIKDTLEWDDQMFEIFGVDPKKFSGKRQEWVDSLHPDDKAKSINALTDTVNTGTDLEFQFRILRKDNNEIRHIRASANAILDKNGEVVFLVGLNWDVTHLVRAQEKIKESNNRYALASKATQDAIWDLDIKTNILKWNASFNELFGHEIDLDKDHLDDWAKLVHPDDYERVVLGLENFIKSSQNKWEERYRFKKGDGEYAHVHDRGFIVRDHNGIAIRMVGAMRDVSAHTEFLNAIEAQNEKLKRIAWTQSHELRGPLTRIMGLTTMVEQDGFKDISIEEFLSYLKTASAELDEVIKEIVDASEEVGIYVPEEKNASRN; encoded by the coding sequence ATGAAGCCGATTGCGACATATTATTGTTTTAGACTAGAGTCTGATGTTTCCGCCATAATCAGAGACGTTTTTCACGACCTGAAAAAACCTGGCCCTGAAAGTACTGATGATCCTAATAAGCTAAACGATAAGTCGTTTTCGATTGTATATTACAACGCAGACATCATTGATGTTAAGACTATCATTCGCGAAACGGGGAACATTTACTTTATCGCAATATGTCAAAACCACCAAAATGGAATCAAGGCCATAGAGAATGGTGCGGCAGATTACATCCAATTGCCTGATCTCAATGAGTTTTCAATTTCCAAAAGTCTCATACTCACCGGACGTTTCATTGAGGCGCATAATGAGTTCGAGCAAACCGGTGAATATGGTAAGAGCAATCTTCTACTTACCGAGAAAAAGTACCGCACACTGGTTGAAACCATCTCAAACGGAGTTTGGGAATATGACAAAGAAAAAAGCGAAATCACATGGAGTGATAGCTTATATCAAATATTGGGATATGCCCCGAATGCTGGTATACCTCCGGCAATGATCTCTGAATTGGCCCATCCTGACCATCGACAAAAAATTCGGAAAGAGATGAGCGATCATTTAGATCGAGGACTACCGTATGAATCTGAATTTCCAGTTATAAAAAACGACGGAAATTACATCTGGGTCCGTGCGGAGTGTAATGGAATTAAAGACGGCAATGGGGAAGTCATGCATATTCTGGGCTCCGTGAAAAACATCGATCTGAGAAAGCGTGCTGAGCTGGACCTGGCAAATACCCAAAATAGAATTGAAAATATTGCTGACGGAATCAACGGGGTTTTGGCTCGATACAGACTCCGTCCTGATGGGGTAATAGAAAACTTATACCTCAGTTCAGGAGCGAAAGAAATGTGGGGATTGAAGGCTGAAGAGGTCATTTCAAATCCCCGTAGTGTATGGAATCTTCTAGATGAATCTCAATATAATCTCCTCGCATCTGAATTTCGCAGTGCCATCTGTGAGAACAAAAAATTAGATCATGTTTATTCCTTTACCGACAGCGAAGGAAATGAAAAGCACCTCCACGTAATTGCTATTCCAAAAAGATTTGAAGATGGAACCATCGAATGGGACTCCATCACCACTGACGTCACTGCCTTAAAAAATATTGAGGATGAATCCAATGATCAGCAGCTCATGCTTCAAAACATCATTTCCAATATTGATGGATTCGTACAACGTCATAAAATCTATCCTGATGGAAAATCCGAATTGGCATTCATCAGCAAAGGATATGAAAGGTTAAGTGGAATTTCGGTTAGCGAAATAATGGATAATAATGAATTGGTTTGGGATCAGATCAATGAAGAAGATCGACAAGCCATAACCAATTCAGTGGAGCATTCATTGAAGACTTTGACAAAGTGGCAACAGACGTGGCGTATCATAAATCGAAACGGCGAATTAAAGTGGATTCAAGGATCAGGAACCCCTAATCAACAAAAGGATGGGAGTATTATTTTCGACACCGTTACAACTGAGATTACTCAATTAATAGACATTACAACTGAACTCACCGAAGCTAGAAGGGAATTCCGGCTAGCGGCCAAGGCTGCACATTTAGGCCTTTGGAAGTACGATCCTATAAAAGATACACTCGAATGGGATGATCAAATGTTTGAAATCTTTGGGGTTGATCCCAAAAAATTCTCAGGCAAACGTCAAGAGTGGGTCGATAGTCTACATCCCGATGACAAAGCAAAATCTATTAACGCGCTAACCGACACAGTAAACACGGGAACTGACCTTGAGTTTCAGTTTAGAATCTTAAGAAAAGACAACAATGAAATAAGACATATTAGAGCCTCGGCAAATGCAATCTTAGATAAAAATGGAGAAGTTGTATTTCTAGTAGGACTCAATTGGGATGTAACTCATCTGGTGAGAGCACAAGAGAAAATCAAGGAGAGTAACAACCGATATGCCTTGGCATCCAAAGCCACCCAAGATGCTATTTGGGACTTAGACATAAAAACCAATATCCTGAAATGGAACGCCTCATTTAATGAACTCTTCGGACATGAAATTGATTTGGACAAAGATCACCTCGACGATTGGGCCAAATTGGTTCATCCGGATGATTACGAACGTGTAGTGCTTGGTCTTGAGAATTTTATCAAGTCCAGTCAAAACAAGTGGGAAGAGCGATACCGATTCAAAAAGGGTGATGGCGAATATGCTCATGTGCATGACCGAGGATTTATAGTCAGAGACCATAATGGTATCGCAATAAGAATGGTAGGTGCAATGCGAGACGTTAGCGCGCACACAGAGTTTCTCAATGCCATAGAGGCCCAAAACGAAAAGCTCAAAAGAATCGCTTGGACTCAGTCTCACGAACTTCGTGGTCCATTGACGCGCATAATGGGGTTGACCACTATGGTAGAGCAAGATGGCTTTAAAGATATTTCCATAGAGGAATTTCTTAGTTACCTGAAAACTGCTTCAGCCGAACTCGATGAGGTGATTAAAGAAATAGTAGATGCATCAGAAGAAGTGGGAATCTATGTGCCCGAAGAGAAAAATGCATCGCGAAATTAA